gacctagggttactgcccctagggtttttcacttgccaaaccgcagctagaacttttgtCTAAGTATACTTAGAACTTTTCCTGTAAAGCTCATTCAACACATTAGAAAACAAAATACCTTAACTTTgatccctttgacataatcaaaacataggttcgatcgtcggatgcttcccgtaccaacagtttctccacctccagtagttactaagaaggagtatttttcataATGGAGAGCATGtcatatgtggatccttggattaatcacctcttcttgaagtgaataccaagtaaatcttttgtgttagcgttgtaagtgcGTTTCGTGtttcattccgctgcatatcatcatcacgaagcaagacaatgaacgcgatgagctattcagccccccccctccccctctagttaTAAATCAATCCTAACACTTTAGCCTGAGAGCAAAGGCcatagagggtggagtttttttgtccttccaccgacaacatcataataaatttcactTAGAGTGTCGGTGGATAGAGACTGTGACTCTGCCCCCTCTAATAATGGCTGAGATGTCTGAGCCACCCTATCTAATTAGATCAGTATTACTAAATACTAATCAATATAGAAACGAACAAgtataataaagttaataatcactacaacaaaaatggcaAACGACaatggatattatccgttgtcgtaggatCAAAAAATCACTATAACTAACAGCGTTGTAAAATGCATTACCCTACGACAATGATTTTGAATCCGTTGTGTTTGTAGACATTCAACAACGATTTTAATCCGTTATTGTTTATATGCTTAAAAAAATTTTACCctatacgacaacgttttaaaactgtTATGATAGATAATTTCgacaacagatataaaccgttatggtagactctttttacaacaaATATAAATTGTTGTTGTTTTAAATTTTGACAACAGTTATAAGTCATTgtgatatataattttaatatgttttacaatAGATAAAATCGTTatcttttatcacttttcacaaaaaaaaaacccCACTGTGGTTATATACTTTTTACAACGTTTataaccgttgtctttaatgttcatgttataacatgataataacaaacaatcaatctttatttaattataaacaaaccaccaatacaaaactaaatatttactacaatcAATCAATGAAAATGttatcttcaaatttcaaaaattaactacacacatcaaaatgagaaaataataaTTGTGTAATCGAAATTCAAAATATGCCAGCTAAAATATACAAAAAGAGTTCTACACTCATCAAACTTAGTAGTATCAAACCATAAACCACATGTTTTCTAATTACGATGTTCACTATATGGCTTTTTCGCATTAGTAAGGCAATCTAGAAACTAAACAAAGCTCACTCGCATAAAAATTCCTAATCCTCATGAATTGCCCCTGAGTTACGTACCTATAAGAGAAAAGTCAATTAATCGATACTTAAAACTCAAACCATTGATTTAATGCAAACAAAGTcaaaagaagagaaaaattaaacaaaacttatcaaagaaaaatataaaatataagagaaaagataattATAGTAACTGCATAAATTGTAACCAGAGAAAACGAGGagatttcttctcttcttctctataACTGAAACTTTTGAATATTAGAAAAAAAGATGGAGACAAAAAAATCTATGATTTTTCCTTATCTGTAATCAAATCCTGGAAAACAGCTTGTAAACAAAGTTCATAGAATATTTCAGAAGCTATTGATTGACAACAATTCAAGGAGAAATCTAACATGTAAGTATAGTTATATAAAGAAGCTATTGTAAAACTTACTTGAGCCAAAACTTGGATATTGAACCTTTTAATGACTGTAATAATATCCCTCTTTGGCACTGTAGTTTCTTCAATAAGGCTACTTGTTATATATGTATTTAAATAcatactttaaaatttaaacaatGTTAAATAAGGTCCAATGTATTATAAACCAAAAATTATAACATGTATgaggtcaaaaaaaaaaaaacaacaaaatcttaAATGAGTTTATATGCTAAATAAACTCCATCAAGAAGCTACTACTTGATTAAAGGATAAAATTTCTAGTCTTATTGAAAGTACAGGCTTAACTTGCAACCTTAATCAACTGATTCAAGCAATAGCGGATACAATTTGATCAACAATTATTATCTCAAATGAGGGATCAAGGGCTTCTCGGATAAATTTGTTGTAGCATTGTGGAAACCAAGCTCTAATAGGTCTTGTTTCGCCATCAAGTCTCTGGAAACAAAATAAAGTCATTAGTGTGTTTAAGAAAACAAAGATTTCTAATCTACTCATCTGTCAAACACCCAAGAGGTATGAGCTTCATCAAGTCTAATAATTTGTGAATAAAGTCAATAAGAGATGAAGGACTAAGATTAAGGGCACTTTCAAAGAGGAACAATTATAGCGTCAAGCAGAgggaaaaatatagaattaagtatTCAAATTATACAATAGCCAAGCACAAGTGACACAATAGACTTCTTCCAAGACAACTAAGATATTAACAGACTTATTTTGCACTCATTTCTATCTCAAGAATGTTCAATTAAGAGAGAAAAAGCTAAACTAGATGCAAACTAACCTTTCCATTCGGCATTGCAAGTATTTTTTTGATAGGTGCTTGCATTTTTTTGATTGGTAACCAAAGATTTGAGACAGACAATGTACTCTTTTTTCGCCTGTGTAAAAAACATTGGATTCTTGTATAATAAACATACTTGAGAATCTGCATGAGTAATCAAATAAATATGAACATATTTGTATAATGAACATACTTGCAATCTTCACATGGAAAAGACATCAGAGCAGTAATATTCAAGAGAATAAACAAACATTTTGGGCATGAAACCATGCTTTAGGAAATCACaataaaaaaaagaaagcaaATATTTCATAATAGCATGTAACATTTTGTGCCATTTGAACCATGTTGAGGTAATACCTTTAGTTAAAATAATACAGTTATCTAAATGTATTGATTTTCACCATCAAGACAACGTGAACTTGTTAACATATTCAAAATAGGTCTCCTTTGTGTATGATTTGATGTTATGCTAGTTGATAAAGATTTAAATAGAATAAAATGGTGAATGTTGTTTGATATTATGTTAGCTGATGAGAGCTTTAATAGAATAAACATGAAGCTTGAATTtggagaaaattttagaaaataaaggTTTTAAACAAACATCATGGCATCGACAAGTAATGTCAATCTCAATAGTTTAAGGTTGGTTGTATGAAACTTGTACCTCTGTTAAACTTTATGCATAACTATATCAATAGGACCACTCAAATCTCCCAAATTACTTCTAATTATGTTTCAGAAAAGACTGTCTTCAAGTAAAACATATATAAATTTTAGCCTGGCTAGCCACTTCTTTTTTCACAAATAAAACTCCTACTATATGTGATATATAACCACCATAACACTAGCTAGAAGGGATTATCTGAACACAATATGATTTTCAAACTAAGCTAGAAGGGATTATCTGAACACAATATGATTTTCAAACTACTTAGGTGTTTTCTCACTGAGTCGTGTTAAGATATACATGCTACActaaaagagagagagagtaaaACCACTAATGATTTATCTATAAGTGAAGTCAACTAAAGCTCCAGATGCAAGGTTTAGTTCTTAATTTTTATTTCCCTGTTTCATGATAATAAAAGCTTTAGATATTAGGAAtcacaaaaaaaataattgaaaaaaaataaatgtttcCATAAGACCAATCTCTGTAACCATTATTTTGTGGCATAGTGTAGGATCAAGTTACAATGAAGAGGAAACAATAGGACAAACTTTAGCCTATCAACATTAAGGAAGACCAATGCAAATGGTCCATAAGTTACAATTAATCAAACAGAAGTTCTATTTGACAAGCAACCCGAAACATGCATACTTGAATGGATTGTAACAGTAAGGTCAAAACATCATTCACATTAGATCAGCAAGGTGACGAAAATATCATCATGTTGGTCATttctttgaatttcctctcattagAGATAGTGGCCGAATAGTTGACAATGTGGAAGGAGTTTGATGGGAAATTGGCCAGCATTTAATGGGAtaaaaaagaaaggaaatagatCGGATTAAGAGATCAAATGTGCTTAAGGTGAAAGATGGAGAGCTGGAGACAGAATTTCAGCTCCATAGGTAGAAAAGAAAGCATTCATTTCGAAATCCCATCATAAAAATGGGCCATATGCATTTTCATCTTTGTAACTCCAAGACAAAGAAACAACTAATCAATAGTATGCAAACCAATATAGTAATAGATCCGCCTAAATAAAACAGGATAGAACATTTTATCAACTGGTGCTAAGGATTATGTGCTAATGATGCCTACTTTTTTAAGGAACAATTTTTTGTTCTACGTATGAAAACATTGAGAATCAACTCCTCATAGTTCAGAAGCAACTTGACAATAGCCAGTCTTACCTATCGTTTAAAAATGCGTTGCTTAAACCTGTGAGAAAGGCTGCAACAACATCAAGAGGCTTCAGAAGAAATCCCACAGCTGCAGCAAGAAGTTTAAAATAGGAGGGCATTAGGTAGGCAAACTTAATACAACAAAGGAAGTTTAAGAATACAGAAACAGACATGGCCTAGCTGTTTTTCTTACCAAGAACAAAAAAGATCAAGATGAAGTAATTCGTTCTGTAGCTGCAATAAAAAATTACAagagaaaattcagaaaatatcGTTCAACGCTACGGCATATTGCAAAATCTGAAAGCGAACTTCGAACGCTATAGATTATCAGCGAGGAATGCCAACCAAAAACAATGTAGcatgaaaaatcaaaaatttACAAGCAATCCCCAAAATGTCGAACGAACCACAAACGACGAGCATTTACATTAGTTATCGATCTTACTAGTAAAGATTACACTTAAGTCGATTGCTCCATTTAGAGTAGGATCTGAGGACGGTGAATCGGGAGAAGAACTCCAAGATGGAGCGCGACGGCGAGGACCACTCAACTTCACGCAGGGCGTTGAACAGATCCTCCGCGGTCACGCTTCGCCAATCCATACCTCCTTCTCGACCGGGCTCGTCCCTGGATTGGAACCCTAGAAACCAAATCCAAAGCAGCGAGCCTAACTAAATTGGGGGAGAAAGGTTTTCAGAGGTCAAGGGAGACTCCAAGAAATCAATCGATGGCATGGCA
The genomic region above belongs to Zingiber officinale cultivar Zhangliang chromosome 11A, Zo_v1.1, whole genome shotgun sequence and contains:
- the LOC122030816 gene encoding PRA1 family protein A1-like isoform X2; amino-acid sequence: MDWRSVTAEDLFNALREVEWSSPSRSILEFFSRFTVLRSYSKWSNRLKCNLYYYRTNYFILIFFVLAVGFLLKPLDVVAAFLTGLSNAFLNDRRKKSTLSVSNLWLPIKKMQAPIKKILAMPNGKRLDGETRPIRAWFPQCYNKFIREALDPSFEIIIVDQIVSAIA
- the LOC122030816 gene encoding PRA1 family protein A1-like isoform X1, translating into MDWRSVTAEDLFNALREVEWSSPSRSILEFFSRFTVLRSYSKWSNRLKCNLYYYRTNYFILIFFVLAVGFLLKPLDVVAAFLTGLSNAFLNDRFSSMFIIQESNVFYTGEKRVHCLSQIFGYQSKKCKHLSKKYLQCRMERDLMAKQDLLELGFHNATTNLSEKPLIPHLR